In Osmerus eperlanus chromosome 4, fOsmEpe2.1, whole genome shotgun sequence, the sequence AGGAGTCCTAGGTGGGTCTAGGTAGTGTTTTATTGTCACCACATTCAATTCTGTGAATTGAATGTGGTGACACATCCCCTTCCCTGTCCCTGTcaaagggacagggacagggaaagTCCTTGGCGGTGCGCATGATCTAGCATGTGACCGTCCATAAATACCCATGCTGACGCAGCCTGGTGCATTGAGAGGAAGAGTCTATATTTACTCAGCTAAGAGCACATGAGCAATCGTATGAATGAAGTCACGTATGGTTCTATATGAGAAACAAAATGTTTTACCTGTTAGTTGTCCTACATTGGTTTTAACCAGTTTAAAAAATCTAAATTAGTATTTAAGATTAAGTAAATATTGGTTTAACTAAGTGGGTTAAAACCAAAAAATGCTGTCATTTGAAGGTTCGTCCAGAGATCGCAAAAgtaaagtttgaaaaaaaaaaaatttaagcGTATTTGGATCCTAAAATTACATTCTTTGCCCTCCCCCTCAGAGCacgaggagagaagaagatgaATGCAATGCAGTGTGCCCGCTACGTTTACAGAACAGAGGGGATCCGGGGCTTCTACCGAGGCCTTACCGCGTCCTACGCCGGGATCTCGGAAACGATGATCTGCTTCCTCATCTATGAGACGCTGAAGAAACACCTAACTGAGCGTCGCTTCACATCCCCAAACAGTGACACAGAGAAAGGAGCATCAGTCTTCCTGGGTCTGATGATGGCTGCTGCTGTTTCAAAGGGCTGTGCATCCTGCATAGCCTACCCCCACGGTAAGCACTGATAGGATGTGCTATCCTATATGTAATGAATTGACGAATAGTATATCTAATTTCTACTGTTCCTCTGCATCTTTTCAGAGGTAATTCGGACAAGACTGCGAGAAGAAGGCAGCAAGTACAAGTATTTCTTCCAGACGGGGAGGTTGGTAGCAGTAGAGGAAGGCTACGCTGCTTTTTACAGAGGACTCATTCCACAGCTCATCAGACAGATACCCAACACAGCCATTGTGCTCTCCACCTATGAACTCATCATCCACTTGCTGGGGTAGTCTTCTAAATAAAGACATGGTGGGAAATGAATGGGGTCACCAAAGATACAGGATACCACTGGTACATTTGGGCAAAAAGACAATTGCagctcaaatatttttttttgacAGGCTGCTAGAGAATAATTTATCTTGAGGAATTTGAAGCAGGTGTGGTTATCCCAAGACCTGAAACCTATTTGAATTTTACTGGAAGCATGTTATTAGAAAATGTTGATAATGCTCAAGAATTGCGTTACCGCAGGAAAACTCCATATCTCCAGGACTTTGTTTTTGCTATCCCACAAGAATAAAGGTAATCTGCATAGAGTACTGTTAAATTAACTAAATTATTATAagtattatttttattgttaGTCATTGTCTGTTCTTACTCTTATCAATGGTTAATGTAACAAAGATCCATCACTTGGCaggttctttcctttttttactTGAAGGGAAAAGATTAGGTATGTACAGAATTTTCCTTTCAAGCTTACAAACACAGACCATTATGATAGTTCAGCTTATTCATTAGCACATGGTGGTGATTCTAAAGTTTTATTTTAGTTATTTTTCATATTTCCATGAATTATCCAggtttatctgtatatttagttTGTTTGAGAATAGGCAAATTTTTCAATATAATGACAAGAAAATTGCTTATTTGACCAGTGGCTAAATAAAACTGCATCAACAGGTATTTTATTAATTGTTAGAAAATCTGATgctacagttgtgtgtgtgtgtgtggatcactTGGATTCTGCATGGTTTTGATATAATATTTGCTTAAGAAGACGGGGCTAATGCTCTACACGTGCAAAATTGTATTTGCATGAACATTTACATCACTTTGGCATCCATTTAATTCACCATGTGTCATGACATTTCATTACATTAGTCCCAAAGAAgattgtattcatttgtatttTGATAAACAAGTAACATTTGGTtagatatataataacaaatgcATTGCCTTTTTAAATGTTGAACGTTTTGAGGGGTGAGGATTAAAAAGTGCAGAGATAGAGATTATCATTATAATATCTGCAGAAGTCATTTTCGAGcctttttatacaaattggcTTTGAGTGACTGATTTAAGGAAGAAGTTTAAAGTTTAAAATCAACTTTCAACAATGCAGCAACACCAAGTCAGCAGTGTGTTATCTATGAACACAATAAATTACACTAAATGCAGACAACCTCCCTACTTTCAATTTCTTAAACATGCTGATATCCATGAGTTTACATTAGAACTGTTTAATGTTAACTAAACACTAGGTGTAGTTAGCAATAGGTGAAACAACAGTTGGGCTGCTGACAATGACAGCTAACAAGTATTACCGTAAGCTATGATAATAAAACCAATTAAACATAACTGCATTTAAGAAAGGTCACACAATTTCAAATTAATGCTCATGGTTAAGAAGAGAAATTTATTGGTATTCTCCATCATACCCAGGTTCTGCATGATCTCATCACAGATCTTCAAACCTACTGGTTAGAAAAAAAACAGTATACATAATTTAAGATTGAAATTCAAGCTTAAACTGTAGAAATTTAAGTAGGCAGTAAAATTAATACTAGTACAATTTTATCATTTGAAAGCTTATTACCTTGTAAAGTCAGCAGTTAGCTGTTGCCAAAATTACTTTGTGGAATGAACATATCATGTAGTCTGGAATTAAAATCATATGGAGAATGTATTTTGTTTAATTCACGTCAGATGTAGCGCCATTAAATTCCTGGGTGAATGCTTTGTTAATCTATACCTTTGTACTGTTGTCTTCTTGTAGATGATGATGCTAGATCAACCCAGACAAATACAATATGAAATTCTCCCACACTGATCAATATTTCATCTTTAATTCAATAGTTTAAATCCCTCATTACTCACCCAAAACTGTATCCATAAATTCTTTACAGTAGTTCCAGTTCTCATAAGGTTTGCTGACGCATGTGAGATATCCTGCAACAAATGATGGAAGATAAtctttaataacagatgtatcGTGTCACCTGAACAGATTCATCTGTTTAAAGGAACAGAAATGTTTGCAGTAGATGAGTTAACTTACTTATTGTATTCTGTCGCATTTCTCTTTCTGCAATGATTTCTGTTGGGTGGGGTTAAAACTGAATTCAGTGATGTGATAATTAATTAATATCAGTCTAAATAAgatgtatatacatacacatatgtatatatatgtacatcCATCATTAAATACATTCACATGGAACATCTGTTACAGCGAATGTCTATACCCAGTATAGCCCATCTCTTACTTAGCTCCTTGAAGTACTTGTCATCGAGATGATCAGTGCAATTCACAAAGCCTCTCAAAGATTGAGTAAGCCAGCAGGAAACATATGCTGAAAGGAAAAACAGTAATATTTTGTAATAAAAGGATGTAAAGTAATATTCTCCCTTCCTAGAATATGTAACTGAAATCCAGTGATTGAAACCTCCACGACTGATGAGGAGTTTAGATGCAGCATTGATGAGTGGCTGGGCAACATCTAGAAGTCTGTTCCCGAAACACACTGCAAGATATAAAGTGAATACACATTTTCTAGCTGTAAATGTTTCTTAGTCAACCTTGAAATTAAAAACAGCAATGTTTTCTCAACTACTCAAATACTTGACTACTAAATGTTTCATTACCTAGGTGTTTGGCTTGGTCTGTTTCAACCCAGCAGTGAAGAAATGAGTCAGTGATTTCAGTAATAAATGTGTctatggtgagagagagaccttggttacacacacacctcatgttTTCTATGATATTGTATTTATTTCAAATGAGCTAAATACCTGCATACTGATTCACAAATAATGAAGATTGAGGATACAGTGACTCTGGATGGgagaaacacaaagaaaagTAGTTATATTACCTATATACTGTATTCAAATGTTTAAGCAGAAGTCTCACTTCCCACATCATCTCACCTAACTGAGGCATGATTGGTTCCAGAAGCTCTTTGATACAGATGTTGGCAATTCTTTTACACTTTTGTACAACACATcctaatacaaaaacaaaaagggaTTAACGAGTTTGCTAGTGTGTAAAGGATATAAAAGGCTACTTTGGATGACACTGAATATGTCATAGATGTCATGTCATGgggatcacatttacatttagtcatttagcagacgctcttatccagagcgacttacagtaagtacagggacattctcccagaggcaagtagggtgaagtgccttgcccaaggacacaacgtcatttggcacagccgggaatcgaactggcaaccttcagattactagcccgcttccctcaccgctcagccacctgactcacctttCAGATTCCTTGTAAGAGCTTTTCCGTGTGTGTCTCGGCAGGCCTTGATTCCTCTGACACATCGCAGGTTAATACAGTCTAAAAGATCAAACAAAGTTATGTATAACAAATGACATGAAATGGACATTGGTTGCAAATAGAGGCAGTCTTTTGTCTGAGAAATGAGTTTACCAGATACTTCTGAGTGGATGCTGGGGAATTCTATTGTCCCACAAACACTTAAATCCAGAGCTGCACAACAAGAAATAGCCTCATTACAGGTGAACACATTTGACGTTGTTTGAAAGTTTCAGTTTCAATGGTCTGACTGTTTAAAACTGTGACACATATGCTTATATTTTATAAAAGCAGTTTTTCCCCACCACAGAGTAGAAGGAGAACAGCTTTTATGGCCTCACTCTTCATTGTGCTGTATTATTTCAACCTGTTTGTGATGACAGATAATCTAATTAATATGGAACTTAAGCCTAATAGATAGTTTAAACACAACATTTAGGAAAATGTTAGACCCGAAGAACGTAACCTTCAGACGTTTGGTGTATCAATGATAAGGCAATTCCCAGAGTCCCAGATTAAACAGGTGAAAGAAAGTCCCACACATTGAATGTCAACATATTACATACACTAATAATGTACATGGAGATTGAATGCCAACACAAAAAAAATCCTACCTGATTTTCAGCTTGTGCCGTTGAAACGAACAAGCCTAACAAGCCTAACGAACCTAACGAACAAGCCTAACGAACAAGCCTAAAGCTTTTGGTTTCAGTTTTGAGTTGTCATGCCACCCAgcatgcaaatgaatgaaaatagGAAGGGTTCTCATTTTAATAGAATCAAATATAGTTTTCCCAGAGGTATTCTAATCAACAACGAAACATTTTTAAGCACAATTACAACATACACAGTCGATTGTCATTTAAATACAGGACAAGTAATCAAATGTGTATAGTGAAGATGGTGCAGAGATATTGAGGGTTGTCTAGTGATGTGAGATGACAGACATGAATACAAACATTAATCTGTTTCTTCTGTTGGTCCTCTTCTTTTCTCGCTTGTGTGATCTGCATGAGATTCAGACCGATTCTGTGCCGAGTTAAGTGTTCGTTGTACCCTCAAGTATGTGACGTCCTTGAAAACAGTGAAGAAAACAAATGGGAGTTTTATTGGACTTCTTGGACAAAAGGCCTTCCAACTGCAGACAAGTGTGCAATAAAGCAAAGTCCAGAGAGGCAgattgagacagacagacagacagacagacagacagacagacagacagacagagagagagagagagagagagagagaggggcagcttTTAGTCAGTGTTCATTTTACCAGGATACCTTGATCAGCTACATGGAATGGACATGTTTTTTAACGACAGTGGACATCAGCATCGATTGAGTAGGTAACTGACAAGACTTCAAATGTAAACTGAGAATGACaggtaaaaaaaattatacttcAGACGCAGCCAACATACTTTGGCTTGTGAGTGACCTCTGTCGGGGATTAGTGGCCGCTCATCTGAAAAAAACATTGCGGAAGGAATGGTGACGTGAAAGTGCGACGAGTCGTGGACATGTCTCGGTTGTATATTTTAGTAAACAGAACACTTGGCGATTGAATCCATCACTTGCCGTACAGTGAAGTGTTTGGTGACGAGGGTGAATACTctacatatttgtttatttgtgtcTCCGTTCATCTCATTGGTGTATAATACAGCACAGATCATCATCCTGTTGTGTTATTGGCTGCTACCCTAGCCATGTTGACGGTGCtatgctagctagcttagctagctaatgttagcggAGTTTGCCAGCAGCAGTCAAGTTGCCTGGGAAATTGTCTGAAATAGTAGCCAACTACCTACACTAGTATTAACGATATGCGATGTTTGTCATTTTCTTAAACCTATATGGTGTTGCTGACATATGAAGTACCCATAGATATTTGTCCACTGTGTGGTAAAGGAGTTGGACGAAAGAGGTTAGTTACCAGGTTAGGCTAGTAGTAAAAGCAATAGCGACAAACTCTGACACTCAGCGGCTGAAGGAATTTTTTATCACGTGCGTCTGCTGTGTGCGATTGCTTTATGAATTGAACGCCCCAAAAAGGGATGCGTTTTGATACCTTCTCGGCTAAGTAGTTGGTTAAATGCCAAACTAGCCAAAGGTCTATCAAGGTTTCATGTTTCAAATTTGAGTCAATTGAAGTGTTGACAGACCCCGAAAACCGCATTGAGGTACCAACGTCAACCAGCGTCCTGTCTTGCGGTCAAATGGGACGGTGACGAAAATGCTGAAGATTCTTCTTATCCTATCAACATTAGGTCAGTGTTCATCATGGATAATTCTAAACATTTATATAGCATAAAACGTATACTAGGATTGATTAGATTCAGTTAGATCCACCTTTTGCTAAATGTGAGCACTGTGTAAGGCTAGCATGCTTCTAATAAAATACTTAAAATAAACTTGTAAGTTTATCTTGCTGCTTGCTAGTGCATTAGAGACAGGAGCCTCCAAAAATAATCTGTGCATTAATTATTTGATTATATGCCCCAACACAAAGCCTGCATCAATGTCACATTGGATGGAGTCAATGCTGCTGGTGAGTTTGGGACTGTTTGGGATGTTTTAATTGTTTGGGATAACTATTTGAAATCTC encodes:
- the LOC134019231 gene encoding uncharacterized protein LOC134019231 encodes the protein MKSEAIKAVLLLLCALDLSVCGTIEFPSIHSEVSDCINLRCVRGIKACRDTHGKALTRNLKGCVVQKCKRIANICIKELLEPIMPQLESLYPQSSLFVNQYADTFITEITDSFLHCWVETDQAKHLVCFGNRLLDVAQPLINAASKLLISRGAYVSCWLTQSLRGFVNCTDHLDDKYFKELKIIAEREMRQNTIRYLTCVSKPYENWNYCKEFMDTVLASSSTRRQQYKDYMICSFHKVILATANC
- the slc25a33 gene encoding solute carrier family 25 member 33, yielding MVQKDTLLHLFAGGCSGTVGAIMTCPLEVLKTRLQSSGLSLRPVFQVQLGTLSGAGVIRPGTVTPGLLQVLRSILEKEGPRSLFRGLGPNLVGVAPSRAIYFAAYKKSKETFNGIFVPNSGVVHMSSAGFAAFVTNSLMNPIWMVKTRMQLEKKARGEKKMNAMQCARYVYRTEGIRGFYRGLTASYAGISETMICFLIYETLKKHLTERRFTSPNSDTEKGASVFLGLMMAAAVSKGCASCIAYPHEVIRTRLREEGSKYKYFFQTGRLVAVEEGYAAFYRGLIPQLIRQIPNTAIVLSTYELIIHLLG